A genomic segment from Saprospiraceae bacterium encodes:
- a CDS encoding HRDC domain-containing protein produces MQIKLFTIPVGDGAAVQEMNAFLRGNKILEVENQFVSNEHGAYWCFCVRYIERAYPEADGKKAAKVDYRKVLDEATFQQFARLREIRKKVAGEEGISTFIIFTDEELAELAKLDKITEKNMLAIKGIGEKKVERFAKYFITKPESDEAEGVPD; encoded by the coding sequence ATGCAAATCAAACTATTCACGATCCCGGTGGGCGACGGTGCTGCTGTGCAGGAGATGAACGCCTTTTTGCGGGGCAACAAGATCCTGGAAGTAGAGAACCAGTTTGTCAGCAACGAGCATGGGGCATACTGGTGTTTTTGCGTGCGCTATATCGAGCGGGCGTATCCGGAGGCAGACGGGAAAAAGGCGGCTAAAGTAGACTATCGCAAGGTGCTGGATGAGGCGACGTTCCAGCAGTTTGCCAGGCTGCGAGAGATCCGGAAAAAGGTAGCCGGCGAGGAAGGCATATCCACCTTCATTATCTTCACGGACGAGGAACTTGCCGAACTGGCCAAGCTGGACAAAATCACGGAAAAAAATATGTTGGCCATCAAAGGCATCGGCGAAAAGAAGGTGGAGCGTTTCGCCAAATATTTCATCACCAAACCGGAGAGCGATGAAGCGGAAGGGGTACCTGATTGA
- a CDS encoding RNA-directed DNA polymerase, producing MENLELAYYKARKGKAEKVSVQSFGKNLRDKLRILQNQILSGEVESGDYHYFTIYDPKKRQICAAPFAQRVLHHALMNVCHPFFERAQTADSFASRIGKGTYAALDQARANSLCYAWFLKLDARKYFDSIHHGVLRQQLCSLFKDGRLLRIFDQIIDSYGVEPGRGLPIGNLTSQYFANHYLSPADHFAKEDLRVPGYVRYMDDIVLWHEDKDALLEAARRFEAYIQTRLLLKLKPFCLNKNTAGLPFLSYLIYPDRTRLAQQSRKRFIQKLREYGRLLQEGKWSQKEYQRHIEPLTAFTLHADAKAFRHKTILETGGLT from the coding sequence ATGGAAAACCTAGAGCTGGCCTACTACAAAGCCCGAAAGGGCAAAGCCGAAAAGGTGAGCGTACAGTCCTTTGGTAAAAACCTGCGGGACAAGCTGCGGATATTGCAGAACCAAATCCTGTCGGGCGAAGTGGAATCGGGCGACTATCACTACTTTACCATTTACGACCCTAAGAAGCGGCAGATATGCGCCGCCCCCTTTGCCCAGCGGGTACTGCACCATGCCCTGATGAACGTATGCCACCCGTTTTTTGAAAGAGCGCAAACAGCAGACAGCTTTGCCAGTCGGATCGGGAAAGGCACTTATGCGGCTCTCGACCAGGCTAGGGCAAACAGCCTGTGTTATGCCTGGTTTCTGAAATTAGATGCCCGCAAGTATTTCGACAGCATCCACCACGGTGTTTTGCGGCAGCAACTCTGCAGCTTGTTCAAGGATGGGCGGCTGCTCCGCATCTTCGACCAGATCATAGACAGTTATGGCGTAGAGCCGGGCAGAGGCTTACCCATCGGCAACCTGACAAGTCAGTATTTTGCCAACCACTACCTATCACCCGCCGACCATTTTGCCAAGGAAGACCTCCGGGTGCCTGGCTATGTGCGCTATATGGACGACATAGTATTATGGCATGAAGATAAAGATGCGCTGCTGGAAGCGGCGCGGCGCTTTGAGGCGTATATTCAGACGCGCTTGCTCCTAAAGCTGAAACCTTTTTGCCTGAACAAAAATACGGCGGGCTTGCCTTTTCTGAGCTATTTGATCTATCCCGACCGCACCCGTCTTGCACAGCAGAGCCGCAAGCGGTTCATCCAAAAACTCCGTGAATACGGACGCTTATTACAGGAAGGTAAGTGGTCTCAGAAAGAATATCAGCGGCATATCGAGCCGCTCACTGCGTTTACGCTTCACGCCGATGCAAAAGCATTTCGGCATAAGACTATTTTAGAGACAGGAGGTCTAACCTAA